The Phyllostomus discolor isolate MPI-MPIP mPhyDis1 chromosome 4, mPhyDis1.pri.v3, whole genome shotgun sequence genome window below encodes:
- the LOC114494546 gene encoding A-kinase anchor protein SPHKAP isoform X1 translates to MATPCSPCQAMWATEPDSPTCQSAASPARNHSQESSSNSESLLMCEAPVAQQGGASSSGSSLGSSVTACKKVLCSNSLLESTDYWLQNQRTPCQIGFVEDRSENTACASVCFVNLDVNKDECSTEHLQQKLVNVSPDLPKLISSMNVQKPKENEIVLLSGLTSGNLQADFKVSQCPWLPDICLVQCARGNRPNSTNCIIFEINKFLIGLELVQERQLHLETNILKVEDDTNCSLSSIEEDFLTASEHLEEESEVEEYRNGCENINVSANVMESKKPKEVTQEEWNYDKEQSLYTLENKYISKHPMAWIKTEGSLEKVAEDTTLQGLDPSAKLSEWKGEGVRNQGTAADYHYPENVKDPAETLQALYIPDNACFPRVLMPDGPCACGTVMGHGHSSDPGDHESTTNSLLPIQDGEATTGEYATNLAESVLQDAFIRLSQSQPPLPQESAVSVPVGSALLPSGCSTKDIVVSPSWSDLPKIVIVQSPDGSNGAPEPGISSCSDMEVSLDPSGVPSGDNASRHPQSALEVALACAATMIGTISSPQATERLKMEQESLIANHPLGCSEPLQTPAVQALKEAPISEYSFPSALCGMTQVASAVAVCGLGEVGEVECPEASSRILSATESSAAIPPLFNLAAGRGVELGKEAIAEALFKEAALVLTGPDTHGGIGDLMASMNRRIMEAASKPQSSSPENVLGNELAQALSNVILKHSIDEVHQQNKITDPDNGGHSSETLDTLMESTNQLLFNVICSTFKKMSHIAQHGECPTVLSKETPGRREPELDTRTPDRAASQAWTKATEHYSSHPLIHPCGTSLVISDLADGMPPQHASNGSAKPGPFQTPMLQPEWTCSARVPRPSTAKTSPKETHLKGSIGNDAKAHHQTPSHNVNERRASSEGERTPTVTKYNSSSQDSEDGFSPNIQEKHNCASPLHSEVQVHLSLLGSDLPLPAQSMLHTKHTDVYCITDFAEELAETIVSMATEIAAICLDNSNGKQPWFCAWKRGSEVLVTPNVPCRSVKRKKESQAGGASVRKHKPPRLSEIKRKTDEHPELKEKLMNRVVDESMNLEDIPDSVNVFANEVAAKIVNLTEFSLVDGVWQAQSFPRNRLHSGDRWMRRKASSCESIAEEDSSARAYASSLGLMSALSQPGSRASSVSKQSSCESITDEFSRFMVNQMENEGRGFELLLDYYAGKNASSIVNSAVQQACRRSDHLSVRPSCPSKQSSTESITEEFYRYMLRDLERESKDGTSSRRGSQDWAAGLLSPSLRSPLCYRQSSMPDGRALGPRLTVNAPLKANSLDGFAQNSQRDFLSVQPCSGASSTGLCKSDSCLYRRGGTDHITTMLIHETWANSIEALMRKNKIITDDVQASAEPVSGGSPLHGDKCANRLASGRVQSGPILLVQESIDYQRKDSVTESLHPPGSSPSKDAHLSLDSEKETSLCHGGVPINHPRQSLLSREVPLIQIEIDQREECVGEPEHTPSKGCPLEAAEERLEEDKTPDVGRGGDTEKSAGQNRSDSLDARDGPEADVPTEGRAPSEVPNPPSSSGESTESWSQLANEEDNPDDTSSFLQFSERSMSNGNSSATSSLGIMDLDIYQESMPSSPMINELVEEKEILKGQSEKGEECVPGAPVGAVSHQGSLLVINFDLEPECPDAELRATLQWIAASELGIPAIYFKKSQENRVEKFLDVVRLVHRKSWKVGDIFHAVVQYCKLHEEQKDGTPSLFDWLLGLG, encoded by the exons GTCTGCTTCGTGAACCTGGATGTGAACAAGGATGAGTGCAGCACGGAGCACCTGCAGCAG AAATTGGTCAATGTTTCACCAGATCTCCCAAAACTTATCAGCTCCATGAATGtccaaaaaccaaaagaaaatgaaattgtccTCCTCAGTGGGTTAACATCTGGAAATCTCCAGGCAGATTTTAAAGTATCACAG tgtccttggctgccagatatCTGCCTGGTCCAGTGTGCGAGAGGGAACAGACCGAACAGTACCAATTGCATCATCTTTGAAATCAACAAGTTTTTGATTGGGCTGGAACTGGTGCAGGAGCGGCAGCTCCACCTGGAAACAAACATCTTGAAGGTGGAGGATGACACGAACTGCTCCCTGTCTTCCATCGAGGAAGACTTTCTCACGGCCTCTGAACACTTGGAGGAAGAGAGTGAggtggaagaatacaggaatg GTTGTGAGAATATAAATGTCTCCGCCAATGTTATGGAAAGTAAAAAGCCAAAGGAAGTCACGCAGGAGGAATGGAATTACGATAAGGAACAGTCCCTTTATACCTTGGAAAACAAATACATCAGCAAGCATCCTATGGCATGGATTAAGACAGAAGGATCTCTGGAAAAAGTAGCAGAAGATACAACTTTGCAAGGTCTAGATCCATCAGCTAAACTATCAGAGTGGAAAGGTGAAGGTGTGAGGAATCAGGGGACAGCTGCAGATTATCATTATCCAGAAAATGTCAAAGATCCAGCGGAAACACTGCAGGCACTATATATTCCAGACAATGCTTGTTTCCCCAGGGTGCTTATGCCAGATGGGCCTTGTGCCTGTGGCACTGTCATGGGGCACGGCCACAGCTCCGACCCAGGAGACCATGAAAGTACAACAAACTCTCTTCTCCCCATACAGGATGGAGAAGCCACAACTGGCGAGTATGCTACAAATTTAGCCGAATCCGTGCTGCAGGATGCATTTATTAGATTATCTCAGTCCCAGCCTCCACTCCCCCAGGAATCTGCGGTCAGTGTCCCTGTAGGAAGTGCTCTGCTCCCGAGTGGCTGCTCCACAAAAGATATCGTGGTCTCTCCGTCATGGAGTGACCTCcccaaaattgtcattgttcagaGTCCAGATGGCAGCAATGGAGCCCCTGAGCCAGGCATCTCTTCGTGCTCCGACATGGAAGTCTCTCTTGACCCCTCAGGTGTCCCCTCCGGAGACAATGCCAGCAGACACCCCCAGAGTGCTCTAGAAGTAGCATTAGCGTGTGCGGCCACCATGATTGGAACTATTTCCAGCCCTCAGGCCACAGAAAGACTGAAAATGGAGCAAGAATCCCTTATTGCAAACCACCCACTGGGATGCAGCGAACCACTGCAGACTCCAGCAGTGCAAGCACTCAAGGAAGCTCCCATCAGTGAATACTCCTTTCCATCTGCGCTGTGTGGCATGACTCAGGTGGCCAGTGCCGTTGCCGTCTGCGGCctgggggaagtgggagaggtGGAGTGCCCTGAGGCTTCGAGTAGAATCCTGTCTGCCACTGAGTCTTCCGCAGCAATTCCCCCGCTTTTTAATCTAGCAGCAGGGAGGGGCGTGGAGCTGGGCAAAGAAGCCATTGCAGAGGCCTTGTTCAAGGAGGCCGCTCTGGTTTTAACGGGGCCTGACACCCACGGCGGCATTGGAGACCTCATGGCATCAATGAACCGAAGAATTATGGAAGCGGCTTCAAAGCCACAGAGCTCGAGCCCAGAAAATGTCCTCGGAAATGAGCTGGCACAGGCCCTATCCAATGTTATCCTGAAGCACTCCATCGATGAGGTTCACCAGCAGAATAAAATAACTGACCCTGACAATGGCGGGCACTCGTCTGAAACTCTGGACACTCTCATGGAAAGTACAAATCAGCTGCTCTTCAACGTGATATGCTCCACGTTCAAGAAGATGAGCCATATTGCACAGCACGGCGAATGTCCCACTGTTCTTTCCAAGGAGACCCCTGGACGGAGGGAACCCGAACTAGACACCCGGACACCTGATCGGGCTGCTAGCCAGGCATGGACAAAAGCCACTGAACACTACAGCAGCCATCCACTTATTCATCCGTGTGGCACTAGTCTGGTCATCAGTGACCTTGCAGATGGCATGCCTCCTCAGCACGCCAGCAACGGCTCGGCAAAGCCGGGCCCCTTCCAGACCCCCATGCTGCAGCCCGAATGGACTTGTAGTGCCAGGGTGCCTCGCCCTTCGACTGCTAAAACGTCCCCCAAGGAAACACATCTGAAAGGAAGCATAGGAAACGATGCAAAAGCCCATCATCAGACACCGAGTCACAACGTGAATGAACGCAGAGCCTCTTCAGAAGGAGAAAGGACACCCACAGTCACCAAGTACAACAGCAGTTCCCAGGATTCTGAGGACGGCTTCAGTCCAAACATCCAAGAGAAGCACAACTGCGCCTCACCTCTACACAGTGAAGTTCAAGTTCATCTCTCTTTGTTAGGGAGTGACTTGCCGCTTCCTGCTCAGTCCATGCTACACACTAAACACACAGACGTATACTGCATTACGGACTTTGCCGAAGAATTAGCAGAGACCATTGTCTCCATGGCAACCGAAATCGCAGCAATTTGCCTTGACAACTCAAACGGGAAACAACCCTGGTTTTGTGCAtggaagagagggagtgaggtTCTGGTCACCCCGAACGTACCCTGCCGCTCcgtgaagaggaagaaggagagccAGGCCGGCGGGGCCTCTGTGCGGAAACACAAGCCGCCGCGGCTCAGCGAGATCAAGAGGAAAACGGATGAGCACCCGGAGCTTAAGGAGAAGCTGATGAACAGGGTCGTGGATGAGTCGATGAACCTCGAGGACATCCCAGACTCTGTCAACGTCTTTGCAAACGAAGTGGCAGCCAAGATCGTGAACCTGACGGAGTTTTCCCTGGTGGACGGCGTCTGGCAAGCCCAGAGCTTTCCCCGCAATCGCTTGCACAGCGGAGACCGGTGGATGCGGCGGAAGGCCTCCAGCTGCGAAAGCATCGCGGAGGAGGACTCCAGCGCCAGGGCCTATGCCAGCAGCCTGGGCCTAATGAGCGCCCTCagccagccagggagcagggccagctcCGTGTCCAAGCAGTCGAGCTGCGAGAGCATCACCGACGAGTTTTCCAGGTTCATGGTGAACCAGATGGAAAATGAAGGACGGGGATTTGAGTTACTGCTGGACTACTACGCGGGCAAGAACGCCAGCAGCATTGTGAACTCGGCCGTGCAGCAGGCGTGCCGGAGGAGCGACCACCTCAGTGTGAGGCCGAGCTGCCCCTCCAAGCAGTCCAGCACGGAGAGCATAACCGAGGAGTTCTACAGGTACATGCTGAGGGAccttgagagagagagcaaagacgGCACCTCCTCCAGGCGAGGCAGCCAGGACTGGGCGGCTGGCTTGTTGTCGCCTTCCCTGAGATCCCCACTGTGTTACAGGCAGTCGTCCATGCCGGACGGCAGAGCCCTGGGCCCCAGACTGACCGTGAATGCGCCACTGAAAGCCAACTCCTTAGATGGCTTTGCTCAAAACAGCCAGCGAGACTTCCTGAGCGTGCAGCCATGCAGCGGTGCTTCCTCCACCGGCCTCTGCAAATCCGACTCCTGCCTGTATCGCAGGGGCGGGACCGACCACATCACAACCATGTTAATCCATGAGACGTGGGCGAACTCCATCGAGGCCCTCATGCGGAAGAACAAAATTATAACGGATGATGTCCAAGCCAGTGCTGAGCCCGTGTCTGGTGGCTCTCCCTTGCACGGAGACAAGTGTGCAAACAGATTGGCTTCGGGCAGAGTGCAAAGTGGGCCGATTCTTCTTGTCCAAGAGTCTATCGATTACCAGAGGAAAGACTCTGTTACCGAAAGCCTCCATCCCCCGGGGTCCTCTCCAAGCAAAGATGCCCATCTTAGCTTAGATTCTGAAAAGGAGACGTCCTTGTGTCATGGTGGTGTCCCTATAAACCACCCCCGGCAATCACTTCTTTCAAGGGAGGTGCCTTTAATTCAGATTGAAATAGACCAGAGAGAAGAGTGTGTTGGCGAACCTGAACACACGCCGTCCAAAGGCTGCCCCCTCGAAGCAGCAGAGGAGCGCTTGGAGGAAGACAAAACCCCggatgtggggaggggtggagacactgAGAAGAGTGCAGGCCAGAACCGCAG TGACAGCCTTGATGCCAGAGATGGACCAGAGGCTGATGTCCCGACAGAGGGGAGAGCCCCCAGTGAGGTGCCCAACCCTCCCAGCAGCAGTGGGGAGAGCACAGAAAGCTGGTCCCAGCTCGCCAATGAGGAGGACAACCCAGACGACACAAGTAGCTTCCTGCAGTTCAGTGAGCGATCCATGAG CAATGGCAACAGTAGTGCCACTAGCAGTCTTGGCATTATGGACCTGGACATTTATCAGGAAAGCATGCCATCTTCTCCCATGATTAA TGAATTAGTAGAAGAAAAGGAGATTCTTAAAGGACAGTCAGAAAAAGGAGAGG AATGTGTCCCTGGAGCACCGGTGGGAGCAGTCAGCCACCAGGGCAGCCTGCTGGTGATCAACTTTGACCTGGAGCCAGAGTGTCCTGACGCTGAGCTTCGAGCCACTCTGCAGTGGATAGCCGCCTCTGAACTTGGGATCCCTGCCATCTACTTTAAGAAATCTCAGGAGAACAGAGTTGAAAAG
- the LOC114494546 gene encoding A-kinase anchor protein SPHKAP isoform X5, whose translation MATPCSPCQAMWATEPDSPTCQSAASPARNHSQESSSNSESLLMCEAPVAQQGGASSSGSSLGSSVTACKKVLCSNSLLESTDYWLQNQRTPCQIGFVEDRSENTACASVCFVNLDVNKDECSTEHLQQKLVNVSPDLPKLISSMNVQKPKENEIVLLSGLTSGNLQADFKVSQCPWLPDICLVQCARGNRPNSTNCIIFEINKFLIGLELVQERQLHLETNILKVEDDTNCSLSSIEEDFLTASEHLEEESEVEEYRNGCENINVSANVMESKKPKEVTQEEWNYDKEQSLYTLENKYISKHPMAWIKTEGSLEKVAEDTTLQGLDPSAKLSEWKGEGVRNQGTAADYHYPENVKDPAETLQALYIPDNACFPRVLMPDGPCACGTVMGHGHSSDPGDHESTTNSLLPIQDGEATTGEYATNLAESVLQDAFIRLSQSQPPLPQESAVSVPVGSALLPSGCSTKDIVVSPSWSDLPKIVIVQSPDGSNGAPEPGISSCSDMEVSLDPSGVPSGDNASRHPQSALEVALACAATMIGTISSPQATERLKMEQESLIANHPLGCSEPLQTPAVQALKEAPISEYSFPSALCGMTQVASAVAVCGLGEVGEVECPEASSRILSATESSAAIPPLFNLAAGRGVELGKEAIAEALFKEAALVLTGPDTHGGIGDLMASMNRRIMEAASKPQSSSPENVLGNELAQALSNVILKHSIDEVHQQNKITDPDNGGHSSETLDTLMESTNQLLFNVICSTFKKMSHIAQHGECPTVLSKETPGRREPELDTRTPDRAASQAWTKATEHYSSHPLIHPCGTSLVISDLADGMPPQHASNGSAKPGPFQTPMLQPEWTCSARVPRPSTAKTSPKETHLKGSIGNDAKAHHQTPSHNVNERRASSEGERTPTVTKYNSSSQDSEDGFSPNIQEKHNCASPLHSEVQVHLSLLGSDLPLPAQSMLHTKHTDVYCITDFAEELAETIVSMATEIAAICLDNSNGKQPWFCAWKRGSEVLVTPNVPCRSVKRKKESQAGGASVRKHKPPRLSEIKRKTDEHPELKEKLMNRVVDESMNLEDIPDSVNVFANEVAAKIVNLTEFSLVDGVWQAQSFPRNRLHSGDRWMRRKASSCESIAEEDSSARAYASSLGLMSALSQPGSRASSVSKQSSCESITDEFSRFMVNQMENEGRGFELLLDYYAGKNASSIVNSAVQQACRRSDHLSVRPSCPSKQSSTESITEEFYRYMLRDLERESKDGTSSRRGSQDWAAGLLSPSLRSPLCYRQSSMPDGRALGPRLTVNAPLKANSLDGFAQNSQRDFLSVQPCSGASSTGLCKSDSCLYRRGGTDHITTMLIHETWANSIEALMRKNKIITDDVQASAEPVSGGSPLHGDKCANRLASGRVQSGPILLVQESIDYQRKDSVTESLHPPGSSPSKDAHLSLDSEKETSLCHGGVPINHPRQSLLSREVPLIQIEIDQREECVGEPEHTPSKGCPLEAAEERLEEDKTPDVGRGGDTEKSAGQNRSDSLDARDGPEADVPTEGRAPSEVPNPPSSSGESTESWSQLANEEDNPDDTSSFLQFSERSMSELVEEKEILKGQSEKGEECVPGAPVGAVSHQGSLLVINFDLEPECPDAELRATLQWIAASELGIPAIYFKKSQENRVEKFLDVVRLVHRKSWKVGDIFHAVVQYCKLHEEQKDGTPSLFDWLLGLG comes from the exons GTCTGCTTCGTGAACCTGGATGTGAACAAGGATGAGTGCAGCACGGAGCACCTGCAGCAG AAATTGGTCAATGTTTCACCAGATCTCCCAAAACTTATCAGCTCCATGAATGtccaaaaaccaaaagaaaatgaaattgtccTCCTCAGTGGGTTAACATCTGGAAATCTCCAGGCAGATTTTAAAGTATCACAG tgtccttggctgccagatatCTGCCTGGTCCAGTGTGCGAGAGGGAACAGACCGAACAGTACCAATTGCATCATCTTTGAAATCAACAAGTTTTTGATTGGGCTGGAACTGGTGCAGGAGCGGCAGCTCCACCTGGAAACAAACATCTTGAAGGTGGAGGATGACACGAACTGCTCCCTGTCTTCCATCGAGGAAGACTTTCTCACGGCCTCTGAACACTTGGAGGAAGAGAGTGAggtggaagaatacaggaatg GTTGTGAGAATATAAATGTCTCCGCCAATGTTATGGAAAGTAAAAAGCCAAAGGAAGTCACGCAGGAGGAATGGAATTACGATAAGGAACAGTCCCTTTATACCTTGGAAAACAAATACATCAGCAAGCATCCTATGGCATGGATTAAGACAGAAGGATCTCTGGAAAAAGTAGCAGAAGATACAACTTTGCAAGGTCTAGATCCATCAGCTAAACTATCAGAGTGGAAAGGTGAAGGTGTGAGGAATCAGGGGACAGCTGCAGATTATCATTATCCAGAAAATGTCAAAGATCCAGCGGAAACACTGCAGGCACTATATATTCCAGACAATGCTTGTTTCCCCAGGGTGCTTATGCCAGATGGGCCTTGTGCCTGTGGCACTGTCATGGGGCACGGCCACAGCTCCGACCCAGGAGACCATGAAAGTACAACAAACTCTCTTCTCCCCATACAGGATGGAGAAGCCACAACTGGCGAGTATGCTACAAATTTAGCCGAATCCGTGCTGCAGGATGCATTTATTAGATTATCTCAGTCCCAGCCTCCACTCCCCCAGGAATCTGCGGTCAGTGTCCCTGTAGGAAGTGCTCTGCTCCCGAGTGGCTGCTCCACAAAAGATATCGTGGTCTCTCCGTCATGGAGTGACCTCcccaaaattgtcattgttcagaGTCCAGATGGCAGCAATGGAGCCCCTGAGCCAGGCATCTCTTCGTGCTCCGACATGGAAGTCTCTCTTGACCCCTCAGGTGTCCCCTCCGGAGACAATGCCAGCAGACACCCCCAGAGTGCTCTAGAAGTAGCATTAGCGTGTGCGGCCACCATGATTGGAACTATTTCCAGCCCTCAGGCCACAGAAAGACTGAAAATGGAGCAAGAATCCCTTATTGCAAACCACCCACTGGGATGCAGCGAACCACTGCAGACTCCAGCAGTGCAAGCACTCAAGGAAGCTCCCATCAGTGAATACTCCTTTCCATCTGCGCTGTGTGGCATGACTCAGGTGGCCAGTGCCGTTGCCGTCTGCGGCctgggggaagtgggagaggtGGAGTGCCCTGAGGCTTCGAGTAGAATCCTGTCTGCCACTGAGTCTTCCGCAGCAATTCCCCCGCTTTTTAATCTAGCAGCAGGGAGGGGCGTGGAGCTGGGCAAAGAAGCCATTGCAGAGGCCTTGTTCAAGGAGGCCGCTCTGGTTTTAACGGGGCCTGACACCCACGGCGGCATTGGAGACCTCATGGCATCAATGAACCGAAGAATTATGGAAGCGGCTTCAAAGCCACAGAGCTCGAGCCCAGAAAATGTCCTCGGAAATGAGCTGGCACAGGCCCTATCCAATGTTATCCTGAAGCACTCCATCGATGAGGTTCACCAGCAGAATAAAATAACTGACCCTGACAATGGCGGGCACTCGTCTGAAACTCTGGACACTCTCATGGAAAGTACAAATCAGCTGCTCTTCAACGTGATATGCTCCACGTTCAAGAAGATGAGCCATATTGCACAGCACGGCGAATGTCCCACTGTTCTTTCCAAGGAGACCCCTGGACGGAGGGAACCCGAACTAGACACCCGGACACCTGATCGGGCTGCTAGCCAGGCATGGACAAAAGCCACTGAACACTACAGCAGCCATCCACTTATTCATCCGTGTGGCACTAGTCTGGTCATCAGTGACCTTGCAGATGGCATGCCTCCTCAGCACGCCAGCAACGGCTCGGCAAAGCCGGGCCCCTTCCAGACCCCCATGCTGCAGCCCGAATGGACTTGTAGTGCCAGGGTGCCTCGCCCTTCGACTGCTAAAACGTCCCCCAAGGAAACACATCTGAAAGGAAGCATAGGAAACGATGCAAAAGCCCATCATCAGACACCGAGTCACAACGTGAATGAACGCAGAGCCTCTTCAGAAGGAGAAAGGACACCCACAGTCACCAAGTACAACAGCAGTTCCCAGGATTCTGAGGACGGCTTCAGTCCAAACATCCAAGAGAAGCACAACTGCGCCTCACCTCTACACAGTGAAGTTCAAGTTCATCTCTCTTTGTTAGGGAGTGACTTGCCGCTTCCTGCTCAGTCCATGCTACACACTAAACACACAGACGTATACTGCATTACGGACTTTGCCGAAGAATTAGCAGAGACCATTGTCTCCATGGCAACCGAAATCGCAGCAATTTGCCTTGACAACTCAAACGGGAAACAACCCTGGTTTTGTGCAtggaagagagggagtgaggtTCTGGTCACCCCGAACGTACCCTGCCGCTCcgtgaagaggaagaaggagagccAGGCCGGCGGGGCCTCTGTGCGGAAACACAAGCCGCCGCGGCTCAGCGAGATCAAGAGGAAAACGGATGAGCACCCGGAGCTTAAGGAGAAGCTGATGAACAGGGTCGTGGATGAGTCGATGAACCTCGAGGACATCCCAGACTCTGTCAACGTCTTTGCAAACGAAGTGGCAGCCAAGATCGTGAACCTGACGGAGTTTTCCCTGGTGGACGGCGTCTGGCAAGCCCAGAGCTTTCCCCGCAATCGCTTGCACAGCGGAGACCGGTGGATGCGGCGGAAGGCCTCCAGCTGCGAAAGCATCGCGGAGGAGGACTCCAGCGCCAGGGCCTATGCCAGCAGCCTGGGCCTAATGAGCGCCCTCagccagccagggagcagggccagctcCGTGTCCAAGCAGTCGAGCTGCGAGAGCATCACCGACGAGTTTTCCAGGTTCATGGTGAACCAGATGGAAAATGAAGGACGGGGATTTGAGTTACTGCTGGACTACTACGCGGGCAAGAACGCCAGCAGCATTGTGAACTCGGCCGTGCAGCAGGCGTGCCGGAGGAGCGACCACCTCAGTGTGAGGCCGAGCTGCCCCTCCAAGCAGTCCAGCACGGAGAGCATAACCGAGGAGTTCTACAGGTACATGCTGAGGGAccttgagagagagagcaaagacgGCACCTCCTCCAGGCGAGGCAGCCAGGACTGGGCGGCTGGCTTGTTGTCGCCTTCCCTGAGATCCCCACTGTGTTACAGGCAGTCGTCCATGCCGGACGGCAGAGCCCTGGGCCCCAGACTGACCGTGAATGCGCCACTGAAAGCCAACTCCTTAGATGGCTTTGCTCAAAACAGCCAGCGAGACTTCCTGAGCGTGCAGCCATGCAGCGGTGCTTCCTCCACCGGCCTCTGCAAATCCGACTCCTGCCTGTATCGCAGGGGCGGGACCGACCACATCACAACCATGTTAATCCATGAGACGTGGGCGAACTCCATCGAGGCCCTCATGCGGAAGAACAAAATTATAACGGATGATGTCCAAGCCAGTGCTGAGCCCGTGTCTGGTGGCTCTCCCTTGCACGGAGACAAGTGTGCAAACAGATTGGCTTCGGGCAGAGTGCAAAGTGGGCCGATTCTTCTTGTCCAAGAGTCTATCGATTACCAGAGGAAAGACTCTGTTACCGAAAGCCTCCATCCCCCGGGGTCCTCTCCAAGCAAAGATGCCCATCTTAGCTTAGATTCTGAAAAGGAGACGTCCTTGTGTCATGGTGGTGTCCCTATAAACCACCCCCGGCAATCACTTCTTTCAAGGGAGGTGCCTTTAATTCAGATTGAAATAGACCAGAGAGAAGAGTGTGTTGGCGAACCTGAACACACGCCGTCCAAAGGCTGCCCCCTCGAAGCAGCAGAGGAGCGCTTGGAGGAAGACAAAACCCCggatgtggggaggggtggagacactgAGAAGAGTGCAGGCCAGAACCGCAG TGACAGCCTTGATGCCAGAGATGGACCAGAGGCTGATGTCCCGACAGAGGGGAGAGCCCCCAGTGAGGTGCCCAACCCTCCCAGCAGCAGTGGGGAGAGCACAGAAAGCTGGTCCCAGCTCGCCAATGAGGAGGACAACCCAGACGACACAAGTAGCTTCCTGCAGTTCAGTGAGCGATCCATGAG TGAATTAGTAGAAGAAAAGGAGATTCTTAAAGGACAGTCAGAAAAAGGAGAGG AATGTGTCCCTGGAGCACCGGTGGGAGCAGTCAGCCACCAGGGCAGCCTGCTGGTGATCAACTTTGACCTGGAGCCAGAGTGTCCTGACGCTGAGCTTCGAGCCACTCTGCAGTGGATAGCCGCCTCTGAACTTGGGATCCCTGCCATCTACTTTAAGAAATCTCAGGAGAACAGAGTTGAAAAG